The following are encoded in a window of Dysidea avara chromosome 4, odDysAvar1.4, whole genome shotgun sequence genomic DNA:
- the LOC136252525 gene encoding large ribosomal subunit protein uL11-like has translation MPPKFDPNEIKIVYLRAVGGEVGATSSLAPKIGPLGLSPKKVGDDIAKSTQDWKGLKVTVKLTIQNRQAKIDVVPSAASLIIKALKEPPRDRKKQKNIKHNGNITMEQVIDVARTMRERSMAHHLSGTVKEILGTCQSIGCTVDKAHPHDKIDEINSGEITIPDE, from the exons ATGCCGCCAAAGTTTGATCCCAACGAAATCAAAATAG tatatctgcgtGCAGTAGGAGGTGAAGTAGGTGCTACATCATCATTAGCTCCAAAGATCGGACCTCTTGGACTA TCACCGAAGAAAGTTGGAGATGACATTGCTAAGTCAACACAGGACTGGAAGGGACTAAAGGTGACGGTGAAGTTGACCATCCAGAACAG GCAAGCCAAGATTGATGTGGTACCCAGTGCAGCATCACTGATCATCAAGGCACTCAAAGAACCACCAAGAGATCGCAAGAAGCAAAAGAATA TTAAACATAATGGGAACATCACTATGGAACAAGTTATTGATGTAGCCAGGACTATGAGGGAGAGAAGTATGGCCCATCATTTGTCAGGAACAGTTAAGGAGATATTAGGAACATGTCAGTCTATCGGGTGTACTGTTGATAAGGCTCACCCTCATGATAAAATTGATGAGATCAATAGTGGAGAAATTACTATACCT GACGAGTAA
- the LOC136252516 gene encoding mitochondrial enolase superfamily member 1-like, protein MAGLFQSLRDKLDRSVVVESVEMCDIRFPTSLEAHGSDAMHSDPDYSAAYVIVTGGEWTGHGFSFTLGRGTQVVVEGIKALAPLVKGVPLLDIFCNFSTFWRKLTSESQLRWLGPETGAIHLSVAAVINALWDLWGKVEDKPVWKLLSDMSPEEIISLVDFRYLSNVITKEEAVSMLQSKIAGRAEQEKQLQSSGFPAYTTSAAWLGYSEEQLKTLCNAALKDGFRSFKIKVGQDLSDDVRRCKIVRDVIGWNCDLMMDANQRWEVDEAVHNMQQLAEFKPVWIEEPTSPDDVLGNAQITEQLKPLAIGVASGESANNRVMFKQFLQAGAMDFCQIDATRVGGVNENIAIILMAAKHGVPVCPHAGGVGLCEMVQHLAMFNHICVASSNKQIIEYVTHLHEHMVDPVTVTNGNYQLPSKPGYSSEIKKESRDMYRYPDGTFWKKFNN, encoded by the exons ATGGCGGGATTGTTCCAGTCTCTACGCGATAAACTAGACCGATCCGTGGTGGTGGAAAGTGTGGAGATGTGTGATATTAG GTTCCCCACATCACTGGAGGCTCATGGATCTGATGCAATGCATAGTGATCCGGACTATTCTGCTGCTTACGTCATCGTCACTGGGGGAGAGTGGACAGGACATGGCTTTAGTTTCACCCTCGGCAGAGGCACCCAGGTGGTGGTTGAAGGAATAAAGGCTCTTGCTCCATTAGTGAAGGGTGTACCACTCTTGGATATCTTTTGTAATTTCTCTACATTTTGGCGTAAACTGACCAGTGAGTCTCAACTGAGGTGGCTTGGTCCAGAGACAGGGGCTATTCATCTCTCAGTAGCTGCTGTCATTAATGCCCTCTGGGATTTGTGGGGCAAGGTGGAGGATAAACCAGTCTGGAAGTTGCTTAGTGATATGTCACCTGAAGAAATCATCTCATTGGTTGATTTCCGCTACTTGTCTAATGTCATTACTAAAGAAGAGGCCGTATCAATGTTACAGAGTAAGATTGCTGGTCGAGCTGAACAAGAGAAACAGCTGCAGTCATCTGGCTTCCCAGCATACACTACCTCAGCAGCATGGCTGGGTTATTCTGAGGAGCAACTGAAGACACTATGTAATGCTGCCCTTAAAGATGGCTTTCGTAGTTTCAAGATCAAGGTGGGCCAAGACTTGTCAGATGATGTACGTCGCTGTAAGATTGTACGTGATGTGATTGGCTGGAATTGTGACCTTATGATGGATGCTAATCAGAGGTGGGAGGTAGATGAAGCTGTACACAACATGCAACAACTTGCAGAGTTTAAACCAGTGTGGATAGAGGAACCAACTTCACCAGATGATGTCCTAGGTAATGCTCAGATAACAGAGCAACTCAAGCCTCTAGCAATTGGAGTAGCTTCAGGAGAGAGTGCTAACAACAGGGTGATGTTTAAACAATTCTTACAAGCTGGAGCTATGGACTTTTGTCAGATAGATGCTACTAGGGTTGGAGGAGTCAATGAGAACATTGCCATCATATTAATGGCTGCTAAACATGGTGTCCCAGTGTGTCCTCATGCTGGTGGAGTTGGTTTGTGCGAGATGGTGCAACACCTTGCTATGTTTAATCATATTTGTGTTGCTagtagcaacaaacaaatcattgaGTATGTCACACACCTCCATGAGCACATGGTTGACCCAGTAACAGTAACCAATGGCAACTACCAGCTGCCAAGCAAGCCTGGCTACAGCAGTGAGATCAAGAAGGAATCACGAGATATGTACCGATACCCAGATGGAACATTTTggaaaaaatttaataattaa
- the LOC136252526 gene encoding large ribosomal subunit protein eL32-like, with protein sequence MAKSLRHIKIVKKRTKKFIRHQSDRYDKLKTNWRKPKGIDNRVRRRFKGQYKMPNIGYGSNKKTRHMISNGLRKFVVSNVKELEVLLMANRSYAAEVAHNVSSRKRKEIVERAQQLDIFVTNANARVRTQEHE encoded by the exons ATGGCTAAGTCACTGAGGCATATTAAGATCGTTAAGAAAAGGACGAAGAAGTTTATACGTCACCAATCAGACCGTTATGATAAACTAAAG ACTAACTGGAGGAAACCTAAAGGTATTGATAATCGAGTGAGGAGGCGGTTTAAGGGTCAGTACAAGATGCCTAATATTGGTTATGGTAGTAACAAGAAGACGAGACATATGATTAGTAATGGACTGAGGAAATTTGTTGTTTCCAACGTGAAG GAGTTGGAGGTGTTGTTAATGGCTAACAGGTCATATGCTGCTGAAGTGGCCCACAATGTGTCGTCAAGGAAACGTAAAGAGATCGTTGAGAGAGCTCAACAATTGGATATCTTTGTCACTAATGCAAACGCTCGTGTACGCACACAAGAACACGAATAA
- the LOC136252519 gene encoding uncharacterized protein isoform X1: protein MGCGASLSRDVQPIAAAAPAKRPVRVDKGDKVALSPSTNIVFVFGGPGSGKGRILGQVQDTINNVELISTELLILDQLPHKVSNAIKLESTKDVTDLLKKDHSHVTLQWVLSLVEQHIRHHDNTSDHTLFLVDLLPNLQSMVTNSNISQDIPEHLSQFETQLPIAFALYLTLSEDSLHSTTTHPAGVIPPGATVADEADNSRTKQRFRSYQVVVVPFLQYFKDCGRLATIDVSSGDSPSVRTTVNNLLTLDNVSSWKPAIVFAIDGMVVGELDLSTVTMATVITMEPLVINTQSLEDELQILRDHLSSLVGVSEYVVIDIQGTRLANQNADQFSKQAVMFQDVMTTEPQQCNSPCQQLNKLARGNCFKSYYCKGISLLFPVATSDHFCEIVSCYISSL from the exons ATGGGGTGTGGTGCCTCTTTATCACGTGATGTACAGCCAATAGCAGCAGCGGCACCAGCTAAGAGACCAGTTAGAGTTGATAAAGGTGACAAGGTCGCCTTATCGCCTAGTACCAACATCGTATTTGTGTTTG GTGGTCCAGGCTCCGGTAAGGGCCGGATACTCGGTCAAGTTCAGGATACTATAAATAATGTAGAGTTGATATCTACTGAATTATTAATACTGGACCAACTACCTCATAAAGTATCTAATGCTATCAAATTGGAGTCTACTAAAGATGTTACTG ACCTCCTAAAGAAGGATCACTCTCATGTGACTCTACAGTGGGTGTTGTCCCTCGTTGAACAACATATCCGTCACCATGACAACACCAGTGACCACACCCTCTTCTTAGTGGACCTACTCCCCAACTTACAGTCAATGGTAACCAACAGCAACATCAGTCAAGATATACCCGAGCATTTGTCACAGTTTGAGACACAATTACCAATAGCATTTGCCCTGTATCTTACACTGTCTGAG GATAGTTTACACTCTACTACAACACATCCTGCTGGGGTAATTCCCCCTGGGGCTACCGTTGCTGATGAAGCTGATAACTCTCGTACTAAG CAACGGTTTCGGTCTTACCAAGTAGTTGTGGTGCCGTTCCTACAATACTTTAAAGACTGTGGTCGCTTAGCAACAATAGACGTGTCCAGTGGGGATTCCCCTTCAGTGAGAACTACTGTTAACAACTTGTTGACATTAGACAATGTGTCATCATGGAAACCAGCTATAGTTTTTGCAATAG ATGGGATGGTTGTTGGAGAACTAGACCTATCAACAGTTACCATGGCTACAGTGATTACCATGGAGCCACTAGTAATCAATACACAATCACTG GAGGATGAACTACAGATATTAAGAGATCATTTGAGCAGTTTAGTGGGTGTGTCTGAATACGTTGTCATAGACATTCAGGGGACAAGACTAGCCAATCAAAATGCTGATCAG TTCAGTAAACAAGCAGTGATGTTCCAAGATGTCATGACAACAGAACCACAACAATGTAATTCACCTTGTCAACaattaaacaaactagctagGGGAAATTGTTTTAAGAGTTATTATTGTAAGGGGATTTCCCTGCTGTTTCCAGTAGCAACCAGTGATCACTTCTGTGAAATAGTATCTTGTTACATTTCATCATTATAA
- the LOC136252519 gene encoding uncharacterized protein isoform X2, which yields MGCGASLSRDVQPIAAAAPAKRPVRVDKGDKVALSPSTNIVFVFGGPGSGKGRILGQVQDTINNVELISTELLILDQLPHKVSNAIKLESTKDVTDLLKKDHSHVTLQWVLSLVEQHIRHHDNTSDHTLFLVDLLPNLQSMVTNSNISQDIPEHLSQFETQLPIAFALYLTLSEDSLHSTTTHPAGVIPPGATVADEADNSRTKQRFRSYQVVVVPFLQYFKDCGRLATIDVSSGDSPSVRTTVNNLLTLDNVSSWKPAIVFAIDGMVVGELDLSTVTMATVITMEPLVINTQSLILRDHLSSLVGVSEYVVIDIQGTRLANQNADQFSKQAVMFQDVMTTEPQQCNSPCQQLNKLARGNCFKSYYCKGISLLFPVATSDHFCEIVSCYISSL from the exons ATGGGGTGTGGTGCCTCTTTATCACGTGATGTACAGCCAATAGCAGCAGCGGCACCAGCTAAGAGACCAGTTAGAGTTGATAAAGGTGACAAGGTCGCCTTATCGCCTAGTACCAACATCGTATTTGTGTTTG GTGGTCCAGGCTCCGGTAAGGGCCGGATACTCGGTCAAGTTCAGGATACTATAAATAATGTAGAGTTGATATCTACTGAATTATTAATACTGGACCAACTACCTCATAAAGTATCTAATGCTATCAAATTGGAGTCTACTAAAGATGTTACTG ACCTCCTAAAGAAGGATCACTCTCATGTGACTCTACAGTGGGTGTTGTCCCTCGTTGAACAACATATCCGTCACCATGACAACACCAGTGACCACACCCTCTTCTTAGTGGACCTACTCCCCAACTTACAGTCAATGGTAACCAACAGCAACATCAGTCAAGATATACCCGAGCATTTGTCACAGTTTGAGACACAATTACCAATAGCATTTGCCCTGTATCTTACACTGTCTGAG GATAGTTTACACTCTACTACAACACATCCTGCTGGGGTAATTCCCCCTGGGGCTACCGTTGCTGATGAAGCTGATAACTCTCGTACTAAG CAACGGTTTCGGTCTTACCAAGTAGTTGTGGTGCCGTTCCTACAATACTTTAAAGACTGTGGTCGCTTAGCAACAATAGACGTGTCCAGTGGGGATTCCCCTTCAGTGAGAACTACTGTTAACAACTTGTTGACATTAGACAATGTGTCATCATGGAAACCAGCTATAGTTTTTGCAATAG ATGGGATGGTTGTTGGAGAACTAGACCTATCAACAGTTACCATGGCTACAGTGATTACCATGGAGCCACTAGTAATCAATACACAATCACTG ATATTAAGAGATCATTTGAGCAGTTTAGTGGGTGTGTCTGAATACGTTGTCATAGACATTCAGGGGACAAGACTAGCCAATCAAAATGCTGATCAG TTCAGTAAACAAGCAGTGATGTTCCAAGATGTCATGACAACAGAACCACAACAATGTAATTCACCTTGTCAACaattaaacaaactagctagGGGAAATTGTTTTAAGAGTTATTATTGTAAGGGGATTTCCCTGCTGTTTCCAGTAGCAACCAGTGATCACTTCTGTGAAATAGTATCTTGTTACATTTCATCATTATAA
- the LOC136252521 gene encoding E3 ubiquitin-protein ligase RING2-A-like, protein MNPEHWELTQYEVHRCPQEMITDSTKIAASPRSLLSELLCPICLDLLKNTMTTKECLHRFCQECIITALRSGNKECPTCRKKLISKRSLRPDPNFDALIAKIYPTSRMEPQDQQKVLASLTRRHMHALQQTNKRKRDTSMDSDQQDDRKSSPGKLDRPKELVEFQLVPHGVNMISQGDHMSSLYLGTTPNTTVGHLCEYLQMVHGEISHGNRHFDILIKHSPVSEPQLINDLALNLEQICDLYWQQGEKLQLFFTVSPSS, encoded by the exons ATGAACCCGGAACACTGGG AGTTGACACAGTATGAGGTACACAGATGCCCTCAGGAGATGATCACAGACTCCACTAAGATAGCAGCATCACCTCGTAGTCTACTAAGTGAACTATTGTGTCCAATATGTCTCGACCTGTTGAAGAATACAATGACAACTAAAGAG TGTTTACATCGTTTCTGTCAAGAGTGTATCATAACAGCTCTACGTAGTGG CAACAAGGAATGTCCCACATGTCGTAAGAAATTAATATCAAAAAGGTCATTACGACCTGATCCCAACTTTGATGCTTTGATCGCTAAG ATCTATCCAACCAGCCGGATGGAGCCACAAGATCAACAGAAGGTATTAGCGTCACTCACAAGACGGCACATGCACGCTCTACAGCAAACTAATAAAAGAAAACGAGACACTAGTATGGATTCTGACCAACAAGATGACAGAAAGTCTAGTCCAG GTAAATTAGATAGACCAAAGGAG TTGGTAGAATTTCAGCTAGTACCTCATGGAGTTAACATGATCTCACAAGGGGATCACATGAGCTCCCTGTATTTAGGGACCACCCCCAATACAACAG TTGGTCATTTGTGTGAATACCTACAAATGGTACATGGAGAGATTTCCCATGGCAACAGACACTTTGATATTCTAATTAAGCACTCACCGGTCAGTGAGCCACAG CTAATCAATGACCTCGCATTAAACTTGGAACAAATTTGTGACCTT TACTGGCAACAAGGAGAAAAGCTACAGTTGTTCTTCACTGTGTCACCATCGTCATAG
- the LOC136252523 gene encoding U1 small nuclear ribonucleoprotein A-like has protein sequence MEYPPRPTIYINNLNEKVKKEELKKSLYAVFSQFGVILDIVALKTLKMRGQAFVVFKDISSATQAKNSMQGFPFYNKPMRIAFAKGKSDATAKLDGTYVERKKKREEVTKTKKDTRSGASGGGSGPTSGTDHEESTPNKILFLTNLPTETNDMMLQMLFQQFPGYREVRLVPGRSDIAFVEFENEGQAGEAKKNLHGFKITPSNAMKVTYAKK, from the exons ATGGAGTACCCACCCAGACCCACGATATATATCAATAACTTGAACGAGAAAGTGAAGAAGGAAG AGTTGAAGAAGTCGCTGTATGCAGTGTTCTCACAATTTGGCGTAATATTAGATATTGTGGCGCTAAAGACACTGAAGATGAGAGGACAAGCTTTTGTCGTGTTCAAAGACATCAGCAGTGCAACACAAGCCAAGAACTCTATGCAGGGATTCCCCTTCTATAATAAACCAATG AGAATAGCTTTTGCTAAGGGCAAATCAGACGCTACAGCCAAGCTAGATGGGACTTATGTGGAGCGTAAAAAGAAACGTGAAGAAG TTACAAAGACAAAGAAGGACACTAGATCAGGTGCAAGTGGAGGAGGGAGTGGTCCAACATCAGGAACAG ATCACGAGGAGTCCACTCCAAACAAGATCCTCTTCCTCACCAACTTGCCAACTGAAACGAACGACATGATGTTACAAATGTTGTTCCAACA GTTTCCTGGATACCGGGAGGTACGATTGGTACCTGGTCGTAGTGACATAGCCTTTGTTGAGTTTGAGAATGAAGGACAAGCTGGAGAGGCTAAGAAGAACTTGCATGGCTTCAAGATCACCCCTAGTAATGCAATGAAGGTCACCTATGCTAAGAAATAA